The genomic segment tgcacacactgcagcagggattttgttccactcctccatacagatcttcaccAGATGTTTCAGGTTTCAACTTTCAGCTccctttctattgagttcaggtctggagaccggccaggccactccaggaccttgaaatgcttcttacagatccTTAGTTGCccgggctgtgtgttttgggtcattgtcatgctggaagacccagccacgacccatcttcaatgatcttactgagggaagatcaaaatctcacaatacatgaccccatctatcctcccttcaatatggtgcagtcgtcctgtaccCCTTGCAGAAAAACACTCCCAAAAtgacgtttccacccccatgctttacggttgagatggttttcttggggtttttcTCATCCAAACATGGCacgtggagttgataccaaaaagctctattttggtctcatctgaccacatgaccttctcccatgcctcctctggatcatcactggcaaacttcaaacgggcgtggacatgtgctggcatgagcagggggaccttgcatattactaatgtaatctttgccactgtggtcccagctctcctcAGGTCGTTGACCAGGTCCTTATAtaacagccttgtgcaggtctacaattttgtccctggtgtccttattcagctctttggtcttggctatggtggacaggttggagtgtgattgattgtgtgaacaggtgtcttttacacaggtaacaagttcaagcaggtgcaattaatacaggtaaagagtgcagaataagagggcttcttaaagccagatagagtgagtgagagacagaattcttgttggttggtcggtgaccaaatacttatttcctgcaaattaatatttaaaaaccatgcaatgtgattttctgttttttgttgttgtttttgtttgtttgttttttcctgtctCTCATAGTCTAAATGTAGCTAcggtaaaaattacagaccttgccattctttgtaggtgggaaaagatgcaaaatcgacagtggatcaatatacaaataatgaatgtttatgagttcaatggtacgaatatttcatgaggtgaaagctggaacaaaccattcaatgaggcgaagtcaagttgaatggtttgttccaactTTCATCAAATGAAATATTCGCCCCATTGAAAGAAcgttaaaacattcattatttattttatataacagctaaaatagtgtcatttgacattttattaatttataaacaacagaaaagggacttacattttggtgttccactgctgctaaagtccaaattgtaatgtgtagtccagtgatgctgtgcactgacttcagacttccataaaaaaaaaagacgtgtagttcctcagtccagcctcatgtcagcttttcacctgaacagctcttcatggatCCAAacagcttacagcagagtggattttgtgtgtgtgttacaagaattagcagcatcacttagctcaatcaaatcatcgtgccaTTGTCCCCCACGTGTGCAAACACACAaccgggtcggcgcttgtgcacgtgtgtactaccaaaaaaaaactgtacatcCTCAGTTCGGGGGGGGATCACATCTGAAATTACTCcagcttttcattatttcttcctgctaacagcctccagacaatgcagttgatttgttttgtgtgtgtgtgtgtgttacaggaattagcagcgtcagttagctcaatcaaatcatgtctcgGTAGTCATCCCCGTGCGCGTGCACACGCAGCCTGGTcggtgcttgtgcgtgcgtgtactacccaaaaaaaatttttttaaatggctgtgtacatcctcagtgcatggGGGGaaaacatcagaaattagtccagcttttcattccaacttcttgccaacagcctccagacagcacagtggatgtattttgtgtgcgtgcacatgcatgtgtgggCAAGCATACACGAgtatgtgtacagtagtgttcagaataatagtagtgctgtgtgacgaaaaaaatgaatccaggttttgagtatatttcttgttgttacatggaaaacaaggtaccagtagattctcacaaatccaacaagaccaagcattcatgatatgcacactcttaaggctatgaaattgggctattagtaaaaaaaaaaagtagaaaagggggtgttcacaataatagtagtgtggcattcaatcagtgagttcgtcaattttgtggaacaaacaggtgtgaatcaggtgtcccctatttaaggatgaagccagcacctgttgaacatggttttctctttgaaagcctgaggaaaatgggacgttcaagacattgttcagaagaacagcgtagtttgattaaaaagttgattgtagaggggaaaacatatacgcaggtgcaaaaaattataggctgttcatctacaatgatctccaatgctttaaaatggacaaaaaaaaacagagacgtgtggaagaaaacagaaaacaaccatcaaaatggatagaagaataaccagaatggcaaaggctcacccactgatcagctccaggatgatcaaagacagtctggagttacctgtaagtactgtgacagttagaagacgcctgtgtgaagctaatttatttgcaagaatcccccgcaaagtccctctgttaaataaaagaagaggttacaatttgccaaagaacacatcaactggcctaaagagaaatggaggaatattttgtggactgatgagagcaaaattgttctttttgggtccaagggccgcagacagtttgtgagacgacccccaaactctgaattcaagccgcagttcacagtgaagcatggtggtgcaagcatcatgatatgggcatgtttcttctactatggtgttgggcctatatatcgcataccaggtatcatggatcagtttggatatgtcaaaacagttgaagaggtcatgttgccttatgctgaagaggacatgcccttgaaatgggtgtttcaacaagacaatgaccccaagcacactaataaacaggcaaaatcttggttccaaaccaacaacattaatgttttggagtggcctgcccaatccccggacctaaatccaattgagaacttatggggtgacatcaaaaaagctgtttctgaagcaaaaccaagaaatgtgaatgaattgtggaatgttaaagaatcttggagtggaataacagctgaaaggtgccacaaattGGTTGACTccgtgccttgcagatgtgaagatatcatgaaaaactgtggttatacaactaaatactagtttagtgattcacaggattgcttaaaaaaagcagtttgaacataatagtcttgagtttgtaacgtcaacagcagattctactattattgtgaacacccccttttttttttttactaatagcccaatttcatagccttaagagtgtgcatatcatgaatgcttggtcttgttggatttgaatctactggtactttgtttcccatgtaacaataagaaatatactcaaaacctggattaacctttttagtcacatagcactactattattctgaacactactgtacatgcgcAAGCGTGTgcatctgtgcgtgtgtgtgtgccaagagtatggaaccaaatttgtactctaaatgcaatgcaacataaatgggatgaattaatccatgtcatgtgacattaaaagcaccaatcaaatgacaaggatccactcagccgttctataaatatttatttgcctcactgtgtgtgtgtgtatatatatatatatgtatatatatatatatatagtaaggaaaataagtatttgaacgccctgcgattttgcaagttctcccacttagaaatcatggaggggtctgaaattttaatcttaggtgcatgtccactgtgagagacaatcttaaaaaaaaaaaaaaaaatcacaatggaaatcacaatgtatgattttttttttttttttaatttgtttgtatgttactactggaaataattatttgaacacctgtgaaaatcaatgttaatatttggtacagtagcctttgtttgcaattacagaggtccaacgtttcctgtagtttttcaccaggtttgcacacactgcagcagggattttggtccactcctccatacagatcttctccaaatctttcaggtttggaatttcagctccctccaaagattttctattgagttcaggcctGGAagctggccagaccactccaggaccttgaaatgcttcttacggagcccctccttagttgccctggctgtgtctttggggtcattgtcatgctggaagacccagccatgacccatcttcaatgctcttactgagggaaggaggttgtttgccagaatctcacaatacatgaccccatccatcctcccttcaatacggtgcagtcgtcctgtcccctttgcagaagagcacccccagagtatgatgtttccacccccatgcttcgcggttgggatggttttcttggggttgttctcatcctttaaacgtggtaagtggagttgattccaaaaagctgtattctggtctcatctcaccacatgaccttctcccatgcctcctttggaccatccagatggtcactgatgaacttcaaatgggcttggacatgtgctggtttgagcagggggaccttgctgccctgcaggattttaaaccatgacagcatcatgtgttactaatgtaatctttgtgaatgtggtcccagctctcttcaggtcattgaccaggtcctcctgtgtagttctgagctttttcagaatcattcttaccccacaaagtgagatcttgcatggaatccaataccgagggagattgacagtcatcttgtgtttcttctttttaataaataatcataacagttgttgtcttctaccaagctgcttgcctgttgtcctgtagtccatcccagccttgtgcagttttgtccttggtgtccttagacagctctttggtcttggctatggtggacaggctggagtgtgatttattgagtgtgtgaacaggtgtcttttacacaggtaacaagctcaaacaggtgcaattaatacaggtaaagagtgcagaataagagggcttcttaaagaaacattaacaggtctgtgtgagccagaattcttgctggttggtaggtgttcaaatacttatttgcagcagtaacatacaaataaattatttaaaaaaaaatcatacactgtgatttccggatttttttttttttttttttttagattgtctctcacagtggacatgcacctaagatgaaaatttcagacccctccatgatttctaagtgggagaacttgcaatatatatatatatatatatagtgccctccaaaagtattggaactcttggtatttcacacattttaatttgtttataccatttcaaatacaaaacaataaaaatttctgaaattatcttcctaaaactcaaactgaaagtaaatctctacaacatataaattaattaaaagtataAAAACCAAGAAgaggggttgcataagtaatcagacaagtcaggggatggatacatgaacatttttaagtcactgaatgtcttggactttatttacagcaGTTATAAACAAATACAATGGCACTCTATGGCAAATCCGTGTggagttcttaaaaactgagtgactgtgcaagaagaagagtgagtaaagacacccagacaactcaaaAGAAGCTGTatacttctctggctgtgattggagaaattgtgcataatgcatattttgcattttgtatcaccagttatacagcttcagaatgaagtggtatagaggaagatttttgcatttgaaatggcataaacaaattacaatgtgaggggaggtgatggtctagtggataagcgtTGAGCTCGAGACCAGagccctctgttcaaatcccatcctgactGGAAAGTCATTAGGGGCCCTTGGGCGAGGTCATTAATCCCCTAGgtgctcccagtgtgtaatgagtaccttgtatggcagcacccttacaatggggtgaatgtgagtcattattgtaaagcactttgagcatctgatgcagatggaaaactgccatataaatgtagtccatttaaaatgtgtgaaataccaaatgttccaGTATTTTTGGAgagcaccgtgtgtgtgtgtgtatatatatatcatttgaTGAAGCATAACTTTTACTGTGGAGTAACTATTTTTATTTTCCTGGCAGAACTTGTCTTTAAAATATTACCTGTATCTTGTAAATATTTTACTGTACAGTATTTATTAAACATATAGATTGGTTTAGTTTAAGTGgttaatttttgtcattttttttaaacattgttttgtttACCAATGTCTGCAAATGATGCTTGTGTAACCTGCAGCTGCACCGGTAATGTCGCATAtcggaatagaatagaatagagcctttattgtcattgaacacacataaaatgaaatgtgtcctctgcatttaacccatcgcagttacagttaaacacaatccaaagactcggagcagtgggcagccacagcccCGGGTcacggaccaactccagatgtagagactgccttggtcaggggcagagaaaggagcagaccccaaATAATAAACATGTTTGATTGAATGACATTTGATTGAAttgaatgaaaaagaaataagattCTTACTGCAGCATGTTATTTACTGAACATACAGATAATAATGTAATGTACTGCCTTCTCACACCTTGTTAGTTATTAATGGGCCCCACCGTGACCCTTGATGTGCTGCTATGCTGTTGGATCACCGGCTGAGGTCGCTGTTGCGGCTCCACACTCCAATCTtcgtgctttgtttttttttttgtttttttctttcccgcATTGCTGCCGCAGCTCTGAACATGTCGCGGGCCCTCGGTCGTGTGGCCCGGCTGTCGGTGCTCACAAACACCCGGTGGACCCCCTGCTGCAACCCGGGATGGACCGTGACACCGAACCGGACCGCCGTGTGCACGCAGTCCGGCGCCATCCTGCCCAAACCCAACAAGGTGAGTGAGAGTTGTGGGAGGAGCCTGCTGCAGCTGTGACGTGATCTGACTGCTCTTTGTGATGTGCGGCTGAAAAGCAGACCCCCTTTGGACTGGTCCGGATCGCTCTGGTCGTGGTCCCGTTTCTGTACGTGGGGACTCAGATCAGCAAGAACTTTGCTGCTCTGCTGGAGGAACACGACATCTTCGTCCCTgaggatgacgatgatgatgactgAGGGGACTTCCTTGCTTTAAAGGTACCACTTAAAGGGGACATATTGTACAAAATCAGTTTTTAATTTTGGTACTTAAAACCGGTTGGAGTTCGTAGAATCGTGCACGTAGAAATGTTCCTGTTCTAAAGTTTAGGCCTGAAACACTTCATTTTAGAGTTCTGTGATAATGTCACTGCATCCATGTCCCACACAGTATGCAAAAGTGGAGGATTGGTGAATTAAACCTGGGCCATATCGCAATTCTGCTCCTGCACAATACATAGGGACATATTACCAAAaattttaatgtattttagaTAAGATAAAGTCAACTGTGGTTTTATTATCAGAAGTCCTTCCATCTGTTTTTATGCCCCCCCCAATTCTAATTAAGCTTCTAAAATGTCAAACATCTCACAGCACAGCAAGGGACCCTACAGACATAAACGTGCATGTTTACGCCACTAAATATAAAAGTTAAAATTACCATTTATATACAGTATAGCCGCTTACCTTGGCCTGCAGTGGATTAGGTGACGCTGCTTTCCAGTCTTTACAAGTCCATTGCCAATTCGTTTGCCTACACTGATGTCACCTACCCACAATTACTTGCACaacacatgcactccacattgaAAAAGGTGGCAACAGTCAGAGTTGTCTCGGAAATGCTTTACACACTGAAAGGGGATGTTCAATCTTGATGTTAAAATTTATGGGCCGCTATTGCACTGGGATGTCATGGACACAGTAATGCTAGAACTTAAGTGTTTGTTGTGTGGTGTGTTTTGGATTTGCTAGGGCACAAGTGATTGACGGACTTCCTGCTGATAACTTATTTACTTAAATGTAGACTTGTCTCCATACAAGCGTTTTTTCCGACGCAACTAGAAACTATCTGCCGATAAGTTAGtggtttatgggtgattctttaactacgggcactattggccttgtaaatgtgatttccaccacaccattgccttacaatataaagcgccttggggcaactgtttgttgtgatttggcgctatatacatgggtgattcttagactacgggcacttatgtcctttgatcatattgtatgataaacagaaaaaaggggaaatttcacacttttatagttatctttacaatgaaagtgtgttaagaaatttgttctagtagtctatgatgactctttcaccttttttcagcatcattatatgcaaatattgcctttttgtgcttgtcccacacccagacttttgatcttcaatgataaaaatgaatggtaaagaaacgttttttctaatgttttaaaatatctctgaataaaatatcagtaaaataatcaaaacataattggggtattcaatgtcatacaactgttgtga from the Thalassophryne amazonica chromosome 16, fThaAma1.1, whole genome shotgun sequence genome contains:
- the LOC117528230 gene encoding essential MCU regulator, mitochondrial-like isoform X2: MSRALGRVARLSVLTNTRWTPCCNPGWTVTPNRTAVCTQSGAILPKPNKTPFGLVRIALVVVPFLYVGTQISKNFAALLEEHDIFVPEDDDDDD
- the LOC117528230 gene encoding essential MCU regulator, mitochondrial-like isoform X1, which encodes MSRALGRVARLSVLTNTRWTPCCNPGWTVTPNRTAVCTQSGAILPKPNKQTPFGLVRIALVVVPFLYVGTQISKNFAALLEEHDIFVPEDDDDDD